The Clostridia bacterium DNA segment TGGTCCGCCATCGAATCTCCCACCACCAAAATGCTTTTATTTCCTTGACCTTCGTCCATATGGATACCTCCTAAATATATAACATTATTATATCATGCTTTGAACTGGATGTGACATAAAGTGCCATATTATGAGGAGCTAATGAGTAAAGAAAACCGCATATTTTGGTTCTCGCCTTTGAGTCATATTATATTATATGTAAACAAATAAAAGAAAGCCCAAGGAACGAATTAACGTTCCTTGGGCCAATCTTCATTTTATTCGCCTAACAATCTAGGCTACCTTATTTTTTACCACCTATAAGATAGTAACAGTTACGGCAGCATAGGAGTGGCAGGTGCGTAGAAATATAAACCTGAAACATCCATCAAGTCATCTAAGATATCTTGGTCAACAACAGCCAATACTACAATTTTATAGTCATCATCAAGAACTACAATAACGTAGTCTGAAGTGTTCAAGTCATCAGCACTGATCACTTCACCACCGTCAGTCAAGTCAATGATCAAGGCATCAATATCTCCATCGTCCAATAGGAAGTCGTAGTTTTCGTTGTTCACGTTACGTGCATCCCACTCGCCGATATCAATGGTGTTGTCAGAGTTTACAGCGCCTGAAGGCAATTGGCCATAAACATACTCAGTAACTATGGTCAAGCTATCAACATCATCACCAGACATGTCATATTCGAAAATGGCATTTTCTAGGCTAGAGCTTACCAACACGTCTTCGTTGTATACATAGGAAGCAACGCCGCTTTCAGTAATCAACTCAACGTAGTAGTCGCTACCAGATTTCCAAGAATCAAGGAATCCAGCATAGATACCGTCTGTTACAGTTAGAGCGTCAGTCAGTACTACGTAGTCAATGTCGCCATCATCTACAACAGTGTAACCAATCGATCCAGTACCGAAGTCAGCATCTGCTACATCGCTCCAGTCAGTCATCATCCAATCATCTGAATCTGACTCTGAAATGTCAAAGAATAAGGTTCCAGAAACTACTTTGTCTTCATCAATTCTTGAATAATCATCATCAATATCACTAGCGGAAATAAGTCCTTGAGAGAACATATCGATGCTGTCGATTTCTCCATCATCATTCAATGAGAATTCTACAATGTCACCTTTTGAAACAGAGTTATCGTATATGTCAGATACTATGCCATCTAATGAACCTTCAAAATTAATTTCAACATCACCGTCTTCAATGTAATAAGTAGCGATTTCGCCAGTTGCAAGGAAGAGTTCGATTCTGTATTCGTCTTCAAATCCGCCAAATGCTGCTTCGATTTCGCCAGTTGCTACACCAACATCAGAAGCACTGCTTGAGCCATCAATATCTCCGGAAATAGCATATACATTACCAAATCCATCAAGCATAAGAGCTACATCTTCATCTGAGAAGTCTTCAAACAGGGTAAGAACGTCTTCAGAAGTACCATCACTGAATTCAGCACCGTTGTCTTCTGAGTAGAACCAAACATTAGCACCTAAGTCATAGGTAGTTCCGTTAACTTTTACATCGTCAGAACTGAAGCGAGTCATTTCACCTTCAACCATGTCTCTTACAACATAGATTGCGATGTCTTGGTCGATGTCGCTATCACTGTTGTTGTCAACTTCGTTCCAGTAAACAACATCCCACTCTTCAATGTCTTCTAATGAGTCAACACCGTAAACAACTACTCTGTCATCGTCAGTATTAACGAGTAAGGAGCCATCATCTGCGCCGTCTTTTTCCATCAGTTCAGCAAATTCATCATCGAAGTCAACTTCGTCAATCAACATGCTTGCCATATAGTCATAATCAGTAACGTCGATAAGAGTAACATTGTCATCATCACCAAATGCGATTCTAACGTTGTCAAAGCCATCTGCTAATGGTCCCGGCACGTAATCAAGGCTGTAGCTTATGATTTCATCGTTTACGATAAGTACAGCGCCTTCTGCGTCATATTCATCGTCATCGTCATCAAATACCAATTCATCCAAAGCGTCAAATGAGTCAATGTTCAACATTTCTACGTCTGCCATATCATCAACAGCTACGATAGTGTCGTCATCAACATAGAAGTCACACATTACACCAATATAATCTCTTACATTGAAACCTACAGCTACAGTGTCAATATCGCTGTCGTTAGTAGAGATTTCTCTGTCTTCAATGTCAAGGCTGCTACCAAGAACTACGAAAGCATCGTCGATAATTACATCTTCAATTACTTCAAAGCCAAGTCCATCAAGAAGAGTATCATCATCCTCATTGAATTCACTATCATCAGAGTTCCATGATACTGTGTTCAAATCCAAAGCGGCACTAGCGAATACGAAAATGTCACCTCTCAAAGCAGCTGCGCCGCTAGTGAAGGTTACATCGTCCGTAATGTCAAGAGCTGAAGCTTTAACGATGTAGTTCAAAGGCCATGCGCCTGGAAGGTCGCCTTTGCCATAGCCTAATACGTTAAGAATCATTGTGATTGCTTCACCATAGGTTACGTCAGCATTCGGTCTAAAGCTTCCATCTGGATATCCAGATATCCAGTTTTGAGTTTGCGCTAGGTTGATGTAACCAGTGTACCATACGCTAGTTTTAACATCTGAGAAGGTAGAAGGTACATCCTTTAGGATGTCTGCTGCACTGCCCATACCTGAAAGCTCAGCTAAAATTACACACATTTCTGCTCTTGTAATGGTTTGGTCTGTACCGAGGCTACCATCTTCGTAACCATCGATAATTCCCAATCCCAACAATCTGTTAGCTGCATCATCAGCTTTATCAGAAAGTGCAAAAGCGGGAGTTACTGCTGCGAACAAAAAGATCAGAGCAATAACAACGGAAAGAATCTTGTTAGATTTTTTCATTAAATTTGTTTCCTCCTTGGATTTTTTAGTTGGCTACTTGGCTAACCAAACTATTTAATACTACATCTAAAAATACCATATTAAACAATACATTGTCTACTAAAATATCCTCTCCTTTTAATCAAGATTTACCTTTTAGGTTCACAACCTTCATGCATCCATCCACATCCTAGGACACACATTCGATTTTGTGAACAGATCCAGATATAGTGGTACCAATTAAATCGCCAAATAAAAGAAAGCCCAAGGAACGAATTAACGTTCCCTGGGCTTCACCTTTTCTAAAGGAGCCAATAATCTAGGCTTTTCCCTCTATTATTTTCTACCACTCAATAGGAGCGTAGAAATCTAAACCTGAAACATCCATCAAATCATCTAAGATATCTTGATCAACAACAGCCAATACTACAACTTTGTCGTTACTATCAAGAACTACGATAACGTAGTCTGAAGTGTTCAAGTCATCAGCACTGATAACTTCGCCGCCGTCAGTCAAGTCAATGATCAAGGCGTCGATATCTCCATCATCCAATAGGAAGTCGAAGTTTACGTTGTCAATGTTACGTGCATCCCACTCGCCGATATCAAGCGTATTATCAGAGTTTACAGCGCCTGAAGGCAATTGACCATAAATATACTCAGTAACAATGGTCAAGCTATCAACATCATCACCAGACATGTCATATTCGAAAATGGCATTTTCTAGGCTAGAGCTTACCAACTCATCTTCGTTGTATACATAGGAAGCAACGCCGCTTTCAGTAATCAACTCAACGTAGTAGTCGCTACCAGATTTCCAAGAATCAAGGAATCCAGCATAGATACCGTCAGATACAGTTACAGCGTCAGTAAGTACTACGTAGTCAATGTCGCCATCATCTACAACAGTGTAACCAATCGTTCCAGAATTGAAGTCAGCGTCTTTTACATCGCTCCAGTCAGTCATCATCCAATCATCTGAATCTGACTCTGAAATGTCAAAGAACAAGGTTCCTGAAACTACTTTGTCTCCATCGATTCTTGAGTAGTCATCATCAATATCACTAGCTTCAATAGATCCTTGAGAGAACAAATCAACGCTATCGATTTCACCATCATCATTCAATGAGAATTCTACGATGTCACCTTTTATAATGTCTACATTAGTGTATGCATCTGCAACCTCAGCGCCATCAACATCAACTTCGTCATCTTCGAAGTAGTAAGTAGCGGTTTCGCCAGTTGCAAGGAATAACTCGATTCTGTACTCATCTTCAAATCCGCCAAATGCAGCTTCGATTTCGCCAGTTGCTACACCAACGTCAGAAGCAGTACTTGAGCCATCAATGTCTCCGGAAATAGCATATACATCACCATATCCATCAAGCATAAGAGCTACATCTTCATCTGAGAAGTCTTCAAACAGGGTAAGAACGTCTTCAGAAGTACCATCACTGAATTCAGCACCGTTGTCTTCTGAGTAGAACCAAACATAAGCACCTAAGTCATAGGTAGTTCCGTTAACTCTTACATCGTCAGAACTAAAGCGAGTCATTTCACCTTCAACCATGTCTCTTACAACATAGATTGCGATGTCTTGGTCGATGTCGCTATCACTGTTGTTGTCAACTTCGTTCCAGTAAGCAACGTCCCACTCTTCAATGTCTTCCAATGAGTCAACACCGTAAACGATTACTCTGTCATCGTCAGTATTAACGAGTAAGGAGCCATCATCTGCGCCATCTTTTTCCATCAGTTCAGCAAATTCATCATCGAAGTCAACTTCGTCAATCAACATGCTTGCCATAGCGTCATAATCAACAACGTCGATAAGAGTAACATTGTCATCATCGCCAAATGCGATTCTAACATTGTCATAGCCATCAGCTAACATTGAAGGAACGGAATCAAGATCATTATCAACAATTACATCATTTATGATCAGTACAGCGCCTTCTGCGTCGTATTCATCATTGTCATCATCAAATACCAATTCATCGATATCATCAAATGAGTCAATATCCAACATTTCTACATCTGCCATATCATCAACAGCTACGATGGTGTCATCGTCTACATAGAAGTCACACATTACACCAATGTAATCTCTTACATTGAAGCCTACAGCTACAGTGTCAATATCGCTGTCGTTAGTAGAGATTTCTCTGTCTTCAATGTCAAGGTTGCTACCAAGAGCTACGAAAGCATCGTCGATAATTACATCTTCAATTACTTCAAAGCCAAGTCCATCAAGAAGAGTATCATCATCTTCATTGAATTCACTATCATCAGAGTTCCATGATACTGTGTTCAAATCCAAAGCGGCACTAGCGAATACGAAAATGTCGCCTCTCAATGCAGGTGCTTTGCTAGTGAAGGTTACATCGTCCGTAATGTCAAGAGCAGAAGCTTTAACGATGTAGTTCAAAGGCCATGCGCCTGGAAGTTCGCCTTTACCATAACCTAATACGTTAAGAATCATTGTGATTGCTTCGCCGTAAGTTACTTGAGCATTCGGTTTGAATGTTCCATCAGGATAACCAGAGATCCAGTTTTGAGTTTGAGCTAGGTTGATGTAACCAGTGTACCATACGCTAGTTTTAACATCTGGGAAAGTAGAAGGTACATCCATTAGGATGTCTGCTGCACTACCCATGCCTGAAAGCTCAGCTAAAATTACACACATTTCTGCTCTTGTAATGGTTTGGTCTGTACCGAGGCTACCATCTTCGTAACCATCGATAATTCCCAATCCCAACAATCTGTTAGCTGCATCATCAGCTTTATCAGAAAGTGCAAAAGCGGGAGTTACTGCTGCGAACAAAAAGATCAGAGCAATAACAACGGAAAGAATCTTGTTAGATTTTTTCATTTGATTTGTTTCCTCCTTGGATTTTTTTTAGCCTGCCGAATGGCAGAACTATTCCATTTGATATTATATCTAAAAAGGCCATTCAAAACAATATATTTAGCGAAATAGATTGTTTGAATAACTCCTTTCGATAATCTTCATAGTGAACTACGTGTATCTCTTCTGTTTTCTTGCAAAAAAGTTGAAGATTTTTTAAAATAATTCAATTTTCTACCAATTATTCCGTTTTCCTTGACATCAGGATTTCTTGATAGCCCTTTTTTGTCTCTTCACCGCCAACATGAATCGCGGCAAAACCATAAGCCGTTTAAATCTAGACGGTTGAATCAAGGCTCTATATAGCCACTCCAACCTAAGCTTTTGAAAAAATTCAGGTGCTCTTTTTAATTCCCCAGAAATCACATCTAAAGAACCACCCACTCCCACAGCCACCAGCGAAGGCAGCTCTTTTAGAGAAGACTCAATCCAGTATTCCTGCCTAGGAGCACCAAGAGCGACAAACAGGAGATCCGGTTCTTTCTTTTGAATATCTTGTAGTAGTTTTCCTTGTTCGTCCTCTTTGATATAACCATGCGTTGAGCCCACAATATTGATCCCTGGATACGTTTCGCGAATATTTTTAATCGCCCTTTCAAGAATTTCAGGTTTAGAACCATAGAAATAAATCTTATACCCTTTTTTAGGAGACTGCTTTAACAGATTATTTAAAAGGTCAATACCAGTTACCCGCTCCTTGCAAGGTGTGCCCAATTGTTCAGAAGCCCATACTATCCCGGTGCCATCCGGGGTCACCAAATCACAACCATTGATGGTCTCCATTAACCTCGAATCATGCAAGGCCTGGTATAATATTTCTGCATTTAGGGTATTTACTTGCATACGTTCCTTACTAGCAATCGCTTGTCCTATGCGAGACACGGTCTCATCCATTGAAAGATTGTCGATGCCTACCCCCAATATTTCGATCTTGCTCATATTTCGTTTGTCTCCCCTTACTTCACCAACTCTAGCATTGCTTCTATATATGAGTATTAAATCCTCTAATTTAGATGGAATGAACTAGCCAAACTGCTCTTTTGTACATTTTGATATTCCTAAATCGTTATTTTGGTAAAAAAGCCGCGATTACTCGCAGCTTTACACTTCCATCGTCTCGTTACTCAGCAATCGTTTCATCCACTTCCTCAGGATCTTCATCTTGAACATCCGTACCCTGGAAATTCTCCACCAAATCAAGTGCTTTTTCTTCATCTGCTATGATGTACCAGAGCCCATCGATTTTCTTAGATTCTCCAGGAATGGTTGCCACCTCTATGCTATCCACATCCAAATCCATCATCGAGGTTGCAATGTAGAGAAGCTGGGTTGCACTAAGGTCAGTCACCGTCATGTCATTGGCCGCACCAACTAACTTGGTCGCCGTCCACAGGTTCTTGGTGTTCAGGGCTTTTTTGGCCAATTCCTTTAGAAACTGTTGCTGTCTAGCAATCCGTACAAGGTCTCCCCCATCGGAGCGGTAACGCACAAACTGCAGAGCCTTATCTCCATCTAAAGTTTGTACACCTGGATATAGGTCAATTCCCTCACCTGGGTAATACATACGTGATGGAACTTCCAATTCAATACCACCTAGGGCATCCACCACATCTTTAAATCCTTCAAAGTCCACTTCGACATAATACTCCACGTCTGTTCCCAAAAAACCATTAATGGTCTCCATCACCAGATCCGCGCCTCCGTAAGCGTGGGAATGGGTAAACTTTTCATATCCGTAACCAGGTATGTTTACTCGTGTGTCTCGGGGAATGGAAAGCAATTTCACTGAAGGCTCATTCATATCAAGAAAAGCCAACATCATCGTATCCGATCTAGACCCAGGCGCTGCCGCCCGATAATCCACACCTAGCACCAACAAGGTAAGCTTATTATCCTTAAACAGATAATCTGGTTGATCCGGGGAAACCCCTGGTTCTTCACCAGGTTCTTCAACGCCCGGCTCATTGCGTCCGATCAATCCAATTTCCTTGGCTATTTGGTAGCCTGAAATCCCTACAATTAAAATAGTCACCGCCACAATCATGGCGGCAATGCCATATACTCTTTTTCCTTTACTTCTTTTCATAATAATCCTTTCAGGGATACTGATGGTACCAGTGCAAGCACTTCCCCATTTCGACGACAGGAGATGGGAATAGTTCCCATCTCCTGCAAATAATATTTTTTTATATAATGCAATTAAACTATTTTTCTTCTAATATACTCTTCTTGCTTTGGCATCTGCTCCGAAAGTATCTACCATATCAAGTGCTTTACCCGTTCCGATGGCTACACAACTTATGGTATCTTCCGCTACGAAAAACGGAACATTCATTTCTTGGGTTAAACGTACGTCTAAGCCCCTCAACAATGAGCCTCCACCAGTCATAATAATACTCTTATCTAGAATATCTGCCACCAATTCCGGTGGTGTTTTTTCAAAGACCTCTTTGACTGCTGTAATGATAGATTGCACTGAATCCTCCAGCGCCCTATATATCATTTGAGAATCCACTTCAATAATCTTGGGTAATCCCGTCACCAAGTCCCGGCCACGTACTTCTGCTACGGTAACTTCCTCATCGCTAGGCATGTAGGCTGAGCCTACTGCAATCTTCAAGGCTTCTGCCGTACTTTCACCAATTAAAAGATTATGCTCTCTTCGCGTATAACGAACAATCGCCTCAT contains these protein-coding regions:
- a CDS encoding S-layer homology domain-containing protein, producing MKKSNKILSVVIALIFLFAAVTPAFALSDKADDAANRLLGLGIIDGYEDGSLGTDQTITRAEMCVILAELSGMGSAADILKDVPSTFSDVKTSVWYTGYINLAQTQNWISGYPDGSFRPNADVTYGEAITMILNVLGYGKGDLPGAWPLNYIVKASALDITDDVTFTSGAAALRGDIFVFASAALDLNTVSWNSDDSEFNEDDDTLLDGLGFEVIEDVIIDDAFVVLGSSLDIEDREISTNDSDIDTVAVGFNVRDYIGVMCDFYVDDDTIVAVDDMADVEMLNIDSFDALDELVFDDDDDEYDAEGAVLIVNDEIISYSLDYVPGPLADGFDNVRIAFGDDDNVTLIDVTDYDYMASMLIDEVDFDDEFAELMEKDGADDGSLLVNTDDDRVVVYGVDSLEDIEEWDVVYWNEVDNNSDSDIDQDIAIYVVRDMVEGEMTRFSSDDVKVNGTTYDLGANVWFYSEDNGAEFSDGTSEDVLTLFEDFSDEDVALMLDGFGNVYAISGDIDGSSSASDVGVATGEIEAAFGGFEDEYRIELFLATGEIATYYIEDGDVEINFEGSLDGIVSDIYDNSVSKGDIVEFSLNDDGEIDSIDMFSQGLISASDIDDDYSRIDEDKVVSGTLFFDISESDSDDWMMTDWSDVADADFGTGSIGYTVVDDGDIDYVVLTDALTVTDGIYAGFLDSWKSGSDYYVELITESGVASYVYNEDVLVSSSLENAIFEYDMSGDDVDSLTIVTEYVYGQLPSGAVNSDNTIDIGEWDARNVNNENYDFLLDDGDIDALIIDLTDGGEVISADDLNTSDYVIVVLDDDYKIVVLAVVDQDILDDLMDVSGLYFYAPATPMLP
- a CDS encoding S-layer homology domain-containing protein; its protein translation is MKKSNKILSVVIALIFLFAAVTPAFALSDKADDAANRLLGLGIIDGYEDGSLGTDQTITRAEMCVILAELSGMGSAADILMDVPSTFPDVKTSVWYTGYINLAQTQNWISGYPDGTFKPNAQVTYGEAITMILNVLGYGKGELPGAWPLNYIVKASALDITDDVTFTSKAPALRGDIFVFASAALDLNTVSWNSDDSEFNEDDDTLLDGLGFEVIEDVIIDDAFVALGSNLDIEDREISTNDSDIDTVAVGFNVRDYIGVMCDFYVDDDTIVAVDDMADVEMLDIDSFDDIDELVFDDDNDEYDAEGAVLIINDVIVDNDLDSVPSMLADGYDNVRIAFGDDDNVTLIDVVDYDAMASMLIDEVDFDDEFAELMEKDGADDGSLLVNTDDDRVIVYGVDSLEDIEEWDVAYWNEVDNNSDSDIDQDIAIYVVRDMVEGEMTRFSSDDVRVNGTTYDLGAYVWFYSEDNGAEFSDGTSEDVLTLFEDFSDEDVALMLDGYGDVYAISGDIDGSSTASDVGVATGEIEAAFGGFEDEYRIELFLATGETATYYFEDDEVDVDGAEVADAYTNVDIIKGDIVEFSLNDDGEIDSVDLFSQGSIEASDIDDDYSRIDGDKVVSGTLFFDISESDSDDWMMTDWSDVKDADFNSGTIGYTVVDDGDIDYVVLTDAVTVSDGIYAGFLDSWKSGSDYYVELITESGVASYVYNEDELVSSSLENAIFEYDMSGDDVDSLTIVTEYIYGQLPSGAVNSDNTLDIGEWDARNIDNVNFDFLLDDGDIDALIIDLTDGGEVISADDLNTSDYVIVVLDSNDKVVVLAVVDQDILDDLMDVSGLDFYAPIEW
- a CDS encoding WecB/TagA/CpsF family glycosyltransferase, translating into MSKIEILGVGIDNLSMDETVSRIGQAIASKERMQVNTLNAEILYQALHDSRLMETINGCDLVTPDGTGIVWASEQLGTPCKERVTGIDLLNNLLKQSPKKGYKIYFYGSKPEILERAIKNIRETYPGINIVGSTHGYIKEDEQGKLLQDIQKKEPDLLFVALGAPRQEYWIESSLKELPSLVAVGVGGSLDVISGELKRAPEFFQKLRLEWLYRALIQPSRFKRLMVLPRFMLAVKRQKRAIKKS
- a CDS encoding LCP family protein; protein product: MKRSKGKRVYGIAAMIVAVTILIVGISGYQIAKEIGLIGRNEPGVEEPGEEPGVSPDQPDYLFKDNKLTLLVLGVDYRAAAPGSRSDTMMLAFLDMNEPSVKLLSIPRDTRVNIPGYGYEKFTHSHAYGGADLVMETINGFLGTDVEYYVEVDFEGFKDVVDALGGIELEVPSRMYYPGEGIDLYPGVQTLDGDKALQFVRYRSDGGDLVRIARQQQFLKELAKKALNTKNLWTATKLVGAANDMTVTDLSATQLLYIATSMMDLDVDSIEVATIPGESKKIDGLWYIIADEEKALDLVENFQGTDVQDEDPEEVDETIAE